In Neptuniibacter halophilus, the genomic stretch CTATCTTCGCTGCGCTGATCGCAAAACCGCCGCTGCCACAGATGCCCAGTGCGGCAATTGCTTCGCGTTCGACAAAGTCGCGGGTGCCCAGGAAATCGACGGCAGCGCTGAAGGCTTCGGCATACATATCAGGCAGTACGGCCTGACGCGGTTTACCCTCGCTTGCGCCCCAGAAGGAGAGGTCGATCGCCAGGGTGATAAAGCCGCGGGCGGCGAGTTGTTCGGCATAGATAACTGAACTCTGTTCTTTTACGGCACCCATCGGGTGGCCGATAATAATTGCGCCTCGTTTCTCGCCCTCTGCCATATCTGCGGGCAGATAGAGATTACCGGCGACTTTCATCTGGTACTGATTGTTAAAGCTGACTTTCTGCATCATGTTTCGGGTATTCCTGTGTCTGGGCATTGTTCGCGGACAGTGTTTGGCTGAAGGGGAAATACAGCAACGGTTGTCTTAGTACTGAATGCCAGATAGTTAAAGGTAGAGTTTGCGCCAACTTATTCAGCGAGACGGAAGGTGACTTCGAACTCACTGTGTTCGGTCAGAGCGCTGATCTCGCCGTTCAGTTGGCCGAGCCTGAGAAGCCCGGTTGAGTAGCTGAACGGTTTATAAAAGATCGCCAGATTGCCCCAGGGAGCGTAGTAGGTGATATCACCTGCTTCGGGTTTATATCCCCTGGCTGAGCCTTGCTGGCTCAGGCTTTTTGGCAGGTCGGCAATTTTTTCGGTTTGATGGTAATCCTTCAGCCGGAGTGTCAGTGGCAGCAGAGCGCAGAAATCCGATGCTGCCGGGGTGTTGTCCAGCGTTCCGGGGATGATCTGCTGACCTATCACCAGTTCTATCTTCATGGGAGTCTTTCTGCCTGAGGTTTGTGCTGTTCCGCAACGGGATAACTGCGGGTCGGCCTGAAGGGGGAGGGCCGTGCTGAGTATCAGGACCGGTAGCCAATGGGGTCGGTGCAGGCTCATCGACGTTTCCTCCCAGTAATAAGAACGGATTAACCCGCGAACGCGGCCTTGAATGCGTCTGCTGCTGTGGTGCCCTGCTTATTACCGATCATAGCCTGAATAACAGCGATGACTTCCTTCAACTGGGCTTCTGTCAGGCCGGCATTGGTGGCGATATGCATATGGGCTTTCAACTGTGCTTCAGCACCTGCGATGCCAGACAGTGCTCCCAGTGTGGCCAGTTCGCGATCTTTGTAGTCGAGCAGGTCACGGGCAAAAAGGTCGCCAAACAGATGGGCCTGCAGGAAGGTGTTGATCGCCGGCGCAAAATCGAACAGGGGGCCGGTTACCGGACGGCCTGCCATCTGTGTCTGCACCGCGAGACCCTTCTCCAGGCTGCCGAGGTTAGCCTGTGTCGTCACAAATTCAGGGCCCAGCTCATCTTTAATGCCCTGTGCCTGACGCGTTTCCATCAGTTGCATAAAACTGTAAAGCCCATTCAGGGCACGCGGGAAGCCGCTGTAGGCATAAAGATGGATCTGGATCTCTTTGATCTCATTCACGCTGAGTCCGGCTGCAAGCCCTTCAGTGATCGCCTGTTTCAACTGAGGAAGATTACCGCTGGCAGTGTGTGCCGCGATCGGAATAATCCACTGCTGACGCTCAGTCAGGGTGGTTGCTGCAGGCATGACCGGGCGCTGGCTTTCTGCGGCTGCGGCGTAGGTTGCGTCGTCAACCAGCTCTTTCCAGATCACATTTTTTTCATCTTTACTGCCGGTGATCACCAGATGGGTCATCGCAGAATGGGGTGTGGCACCATGCCAGTGATCGATATCCGGTGGGCACCAGATCGCGTCTCCCTCCTGCGCCGCAATCACTTTGCCATCGCGGGTACCGGTCAGGGCGGTGCCTTTGGTGACTACCAGATGCTGGCCTGCCGGGTGCAGGTGCCAGGCGGAACGGGCGCCGGGTTCAAAGTGAACGTAGGCGCCGGAAAATGGTGTATTAGGGGTTTCCGGGAAGAGCAGATCCACATCGACCTGACCGGTAAACAGGTGATCAGGTCCGGCAAAGGACTTCTGGGTGGCAACCGGGTAAAAAGATTGTTCTTCTGCTTCTGTCGCCTGTGCCGGGCCAATCAGGGCCAGGCTGCTGCTCAGGGTCATCAGCAGTTTTTTCAAAAACGGACGGTCCTTGGTTTTCATATTCTATGCTCCAGTACAGTGAGTTTAAAAATGACCTTTGAATTCCTCTGCCGGTGTCTCGGTATCTGGGGGCAGAGCTGACTGTTTTTTTTGCTTTATCTAAGATAATCACCGGCGGTGAAAAATCATTAGAACGATCATTTTGATTTCTTGCCTATTTATCTAAGGGGACAGGGGGAGTGGAGGGCGTGACTGCAAGCACTGATTGTGACGATATTGTGACTGTCACAATACTCTGTGATTCTTGCCTGATTCTGTTTTTAGGTCGTGCTTTGATTGTTGCCATCCGAATGGCAGTGCTAGTCTTGGAAAGGTATATGTCTTTCTTTTGAGACCAATAAACGCAGTAATTACGGGGATAGTTAAGATGCCAGACGAGCAGAAAATGTTGGATTCCGGTGATTCTCTGCTGGCAGACAGAATTGCCCGATGGACTGCCGGGCAGGAGCGGTTTGATACCCCGATTGCGGGCTTGTCGCTGCACCACTGGCGACATAAAACCGAGCCGGAGAGCTACATGCTTCCGCCGAGTATTTGCCTGATCGGCCAGGGCCGCAAGCGTCTGCTCTTAGGGGAGGAGGAGTTCTGTTATGACAAACACCAGTTTCTGATCACTTCGGTCGACCTGCCGGTGATGACTCATATCACTGAAGCCAGTGAAGAGGCTCCCTATCTCGGGCTGACCATGGAGATGAATACCCGGGTGATCACCCAGATGCTGGTGGAACAGAAAATGGCCGATAGCCGGGTCGGTAAAGGCCAGCCGGGTGTTGCTGTGAGTCAGATTACGCCCTCGTTGCTGGCCGCCTTTATTCGTTTGCTGGATCTTCTGGAGGAACCTGAAAATCTGGCGGGACTGGCACCTTTGATTCAGCAGGAAATTTACTATCGTTTGTTGGTGGGAGAGCAGGGCCCGTGGCTGCGGCAGATTGTGTCTGCTGGTCATCACGGTTATCGGATGTCGCGGGCGATAGAGTGGCTGAAAAGTAACTTTAAAAAGCCGGTTAAGGTTGAAGAGCTGGCGGAGAAAGCGGGTCTGAGTTTGTCGGCATTTCACAGTCATTTCCGTTCCACTACGGCGATGAGCCCGCTGCAGTTTCAGAAACGGATGCGCCTGAATGAAGCGCGGAGGCTGATGCTGACAGAACATCTGGATGCTTCAAGTGCGGCCTTCGAGGTGGGTTATGAGAGTCCGTCACAATTCAGCCGCGAGTACAGTCGGCTTTTTGGCGCACCGCCAAAACGGGATATCAGCCGGTTAAGTCAGGCGAGCTCTGGTTGAGAGCATGGTCTGGCAAAAATGAGCAATAAAAAAGGCCCCTGTTGAGCAAGCAGGGGCCTTTGATGTTATGAAGGCTTAGCGGTTTTTCAGGTTCTTCTGAACGGTTTCGCCGTACCACTCCAGGAAGTTGATAATGCCGAACTCGAAAGTCTCAGAGTAAGGGCCCGGCTGGTAACCCACGGAGTTGATGCCCAACTGGTTTTCTTCACCCAGAATGCGGTCCTGATCGTTGGTGGCATCCCATACCTGACGCAGGCGTTCCGGATCGTAGTCGACACCTTCTACCGCATCTTTGTGGACGAACCACTTAGTGGTTACCAGTGATTCCTGAGCGGAGATCGGCAGTACGCGGAACACGATAAAGTGATCGGACTGCATGTGGTTCCAGGAGTTTGGCAGGTGCAGGATACGCATGGAGCCCAGGCTTGGGTTCTTGATCCGGCCCAGCAGTTTTTTACAGCCTGCTTCGCCGTCGATGGTCATGACGCTGGTACCTTTCTTCAGCGGCATACGGACAATGCGGTTACGCAGGCCCGGGCCGAAGCTGCGGTGCTCGTGAGGAATGCCTTCTGCATCCCACTCGGCAGCCTGTGCAGCATAGTGTTCTTTAAACTCGTCTGAAGCACGTGGGTCGTTGGTGTCGTCCCATTCCAGCAGGGTGTTCAGCAGTTCCGGGTGGTTACCGGCACAGTGGTAGCACTCGCGGTTGTTTTCGATTACCAGTTTCCAGTTGGCTTTTTCGTACATGTTGGATTCCACCGCCAGCTTGGTGTTCTCCACATCGTACGGTTCCATGTACTCTTCCAGCGTGGCCAGAAACTCATCGAAATCGCCCTGCGGTTCTTCTTTGCCCAGGCTGACAAAGATAAAACCACCGGCGGTTTTGCAGTGAGCTTTTTTCAGGCCGTGTTCTTTCATATCGAAGCCATCGCCCATCTCGGTACCGGCGAACAGCAGGTTGCCTTTCAGGTCGTAGGTCCACTGATGGTAAGGGCAAACCAGATTCGCCACTTTGCCGCGGTGTTCGGTGCAGACACGGGAGCCACGGTGACGGCAGGTGTTATGGAAAGCATTTACGCTGCCATCAGCGTCACGCACGATCAGTACCGGGTTCTGACCGATCTCAACAGTGAAGTAGTCGCCACGTGCAGGGATCTCGCTGGTCATACCCACAAACAACCACTCTTTCTGGAAGACCTCTTCCATGTCGACGCGGAACATCTGTGGATCGTTATACAGAGGCTGTGGCAGAGAGTAGTTTTGCGGGCGTGCTTCAAGCAGTTCCGCCATCTCTTTGCGGGCATCTTCAATGGTGGCGCTGGTGGTATTCAGCAGGTCATTCAGGTTCATTTATTCGTCCTCACAAGCACACATGTGCTGCTAATCGTTGTTATGCGCGTTGCTCTGTTGGGTTGGTTGACCCGGGTAAAACCTTATAAATCGTGACGGCATTGCCGATGGGGCTATGCTCGCCCAAGTTGGCTGTCGCGGAATGACCATTTGCGACATCTGCGCGTACTCAAATCGACCTATGCCGCCGTAGTTCTGAGGCTTGACTGCAATAAGCAAGTTTTTGTCGCGAAAAGCCAACTTTGCAAAAGAGGTTGGGATAACAATGCAGCCAATAGGTGATGAGATGCACTCGCAGCTCCTGTTTCACTGAGTGACAGGGAGCCTGCCGGCGCAGAATAATGAGAGATGAGCTATGACTAATTCCGTTCCTGTGGCTGTTAATAGCGACAGCTTTATTCCGGTAAATACCCAGACCTGGACCAATGGTCGTCACAATGTGCGTTGCGTAAAAGTGATTCAGGAAACCTGGGATGTGCGCACCTTCTGCTTTATGTCTGAGCAGCCGGTGATGTACTTCTTTAAACCGGGTCAGTTTGTCACCCTGGAGCTGGAGATCGACGGTAATCAGGTGATGCGTTCCTACACCATCTCCAGTTCTCCTTCTGTGCCTTACAGCTTCTCGATTACGGTTAAACGTAATCCGGGTGGTCTGGTGTCTAACTGGCTGCACGATAATATGAAAGAGGGCGATGATCTGGCGGTGCACGGCCCGGTAGGTCTGTTTAACTGCATCGATTTTCCGTCTGAAAAAGTGTTGCTGCTCTCCGGTGGTGTGGGTATCACTCCGGTGATGTCCATGGCGCGCTGGTGGTTTGATACCAATGCGGATGTAGATATGGTGTTTGCCCACAGTGCACGGACACCGGGCGACATCGTGTTCCAGCGTGAGCTGGATCATATGGCGTCGCGTATTGGCAACTTCAGCCTGCATCTGATCTGTGAGCGGATCGAAAACGGTCAGGCGTGGCACGGTTACCGTGGCTATCTGGATCTGCCGAAACTGCAGTTGATTGCGCCGGACTTCCTCGAGCGCGAAGTGTATTGCTGTGGCCCCGAGCCGTATATGGCTGCTGTTCGCAACCTGCTCAAGGATAACGGTTTCGATATGAGCCGTTACCACGAAGAGTCCTTCGGTGAGACGCCGGCGGGTGTCGAAGAGGAAGCGATTGAAAACGCCGAACAGGCACAGGAAGAAGCGGATGCGCTGACCCTGTCCGATATGAACCGGGTAGAATTTGCCAATAACGGCAAGAGCGTCCAGATCGCACCGGGCGAGACTCTGCATGCGGCGGCGGCCAAGCTGGATCTGCATATTCCTAAGGCCTGTGGTATGGGGATCTGTGGTACTTGTAAGGTACTGGTTAAAGAGGGTGACACGACCATGAGTCACAATGGCGGTATCACCGACGATGATGTGGCCGCAGGTTACGTGCTCTCCTGTTGTAGTGTTCCTAATGGCGATGTCGTCGTAGAATACTGAGCGACATGATTTCACTGCAAAAAATCGTCTTCGGGCGATTTTTTGCTCTCTGCCTTTAGTTGTGTGTGGAGTGCCGAGTTAGCTGATGGAAGCTGAACAGATCGAAATTGCAGGGTTTCTTGCCCAGTACCCGCCGTTTAACGACCTGCCGAAAGAGGCGGTGCAGGAGGTGGCCTGTCAGGTAGAGATCAGTTACTACCGTGCCGGCACAGACATCTTTAAATTTGGTGATGAAATCCACGAACTCTGCGTGATTCGCAGCGGTGCGGTGGAGATCTACCGACGTAACGGCGAGCTCTATAACCGTCTGAGTGAAGGGGATCTGTTCGGTCAGCTCGGTATGCTGATGAACAACCGGGTGCGTCTGCCGGCCCGAACGCTGGAAGACTCCCTTATCTACTTTATTCCGGAAAATGTGTTTACCGAACTCTGTGACCGGTTTGAGAGTTTTGCCTACTTTGTCGAGATGGATGACAACAGCCGTCTCAGCCATGCCGTGTCCAGCCAGAACGCCAGCAATGACCTGATGATCTCTAAAGTCACCGCGTTGTTCAGTCGCGGCCCGGTGGCGCTGGATGAATCGGCGACTATCCGCGAAGCCGCACAGAAGATGACCGAGGAGGGGGTTTCCTCGCTGCTGATCATGCGTCGAAACCCTGAAGATGAGGGGCCAGAGGAGCTGCTGGCGGGGATTATTACCGACCGCGATCTGCGTACCCGTGTGGTAGCAACCGGCATCGATCTGGATACTTCGGTAACAGAAGTCATGACCCGCAACCCGGTAACGCTGGATGATGATGCCTACGCCTTTGAGGCGATGCTGACCATGCTGCGTTATAACCTGCACCATCTGCCGATTCTGGATAACCAGCGGCCGATCGGGGTGCTGGCGACCTCGGATATTGTGCGTTACGAATCCCAGAGCAGTCTGCATCTGGTCAGCACCATTTTGCGTCAGAACAGTGTTGAAGAGCTGGCGATGCTGCAGCCCCAGGTGAATGCCTGCTTTGTCCGGCTGGTGAACGAGGATGCCAATTCGCATATGATCGGCAGTGCCATGTCGGTGATTGGCAGAACCTTTAAGCAGCGCCTGCTGGAGCTGGCCGAGGAGAAGCTGGGCCCGCCGCCGATTCCGTATTGTTTCCTCGCGCTGGGTTCCATGGCGCGGGATGAGCAACTGGTGATTACCGATCAGGATAACGCCCTGATTCTGGATAACCGCTATCAGCCGGAGAAACACGGCGACTATTTTGAAGAGCTGGCAGCCTTTGTCAGCGATGCCCTGAACACCTGTGGTTACAGTTACTGTACCGGTCTGATTATGGCGACCAACCCGCGCTGGCGTAAAACCCGCGATGAGTGGGAGGCCTGCTTTGCCGACTGGATTGATAACCCGGACCCGGAAGCGTTGCTCAACTGCTCAATTTTCTTCGATCTGGATGGGGTCTGGGGCAAAACCGAATGGGCAGATCAACTGAACACCTATATTGTCCGTAAAACCCGGCGTTCACCCTACTTCCTCGCCTGTCTGGCGCGTAACGCCCTCAGCCGGACACCGCCACTGGGCTTCTTTAAAAGCTTTGTGATGGAGCAGGACGGGCAGCACCGTAAGTCGATCAACCTGAAACGTCGTGGCACCGCCCCGACTGCCGATCTGATCCGGGTTCATGCGCTGGCGGTAGGCTCGCGGGCACAGAACTCCTTTGAGCGGCTGGATGATGTGATTAAAGCGGATATTCTGCCCAAGGGGCGTGAAACCGACCTGCGTGATGCGCTGGAGTTTATCTCCATGGTGCGTATCCGTCATCAGGCGCAAGATCTGGAAGCGGGACGCGAACCGGATAACCGGATCGAGCCTGAAGACCTCTCCGACTTTGAACGGCGCAACCTGAAAGAAGCATTTCAGGTGCTGAGTAACAGTCAGCGCTTCCTCAAATTCCGTTACCCCTACACCCGGAAGTGATCGATGAGCGTGAATCTGAGTGATGCAATGGACTGGCAGGCGTTCTTCCGGGATCAGGCGCTGGTCTGTGATGATGACCGCCTGCGGCTGTTCTATGAGACCGGCTGTGTCGCACCGCAAACGCCACTCAGCGAAACGCCTTTTATCGCGCTGGATTTTGAAACCACCGGGCTGGATGCCGATAAAGATGAGATTATCAGCATCGGTGCGGTGCCGTTCGATCTGAATCGAATCCGGGTGCGTGAAGCGCGCCATTGGCTGCTCAAACCCCGGCGTAAACTGACGGAGGAATCGGTCGTCATCCACGGTATTACCCATTCCGCCATTAATGAAGCACCGGATCTGGAATCTGTTCTCGGTTCGCTGCTGGAAGCGATCGCCGGCCGGGTGGTTGTGGTTCATTACCGCTACATCGAACGTGAATTCCTTGATGCGGGCCTGCAGCGCCGACTGGGTGAGGGGATTCGCTTTCCGCTGGTGGATACCATGGAGCTGGAAGCCCTGCTGCATCGCAAAGGGTTCTCGAAATTCTGTAATCGGGTATTGGGTCGAAAACTCACCTCAATTCGCCTTGCCGACAGCCGCAGTCGCTACAGCCTGCCACACTACGCCCAGCACGATGCGCTGGTCGATGCGATCGCCACTGCTGAGCTGTTGCAGGCCCAGATCCGCCACCGTTACCGGCCACACACACCGATCTCCTATCTCTGGCTCTGAGCCCTGAGCTCTATAGGCGCTTGGCGCCTGTTTGCGATAGAATTTTGCCAATTCAATCGCTGCGCTCGCACCCCGCTGCGCGCAGGTGTGAGGCTGGCAGGCTGGAAGGAAATCATGCGAAAAACCGATAAGAAGTTAGAGAGAAGCATCGTCTTAGCGCTCACCGATGCATGCGAAGAGGATCTAAAGGCATATGAGGGATTTCAATGGCTTACGCATCTGGTTAATTTCCATGCGTTTCCGGAAAGCTTAACGGTTATCTGCGTTTTTGATACGCAGGATAATTTGAAAAAAACCATTGGAAATGAAGCTGTAGAGCAATTCAAAGCCGCGATTGAAACCAGACTTTTATCACAGCAGATCAGGGTAAAGGACATTAAAAAGCGTATCCTGTTTGATACCGAAGAAGCATGTGATGCTGAGCATGAGGGTAATTGGAATAAGAGGCTGGAGGGGCTGCAAAGCGCCCGTCATGTCTGAAATTCTGCAACGCTTATCATACGCTTGTTTGAACTTCTGCTTATGAAGCCTGTTTATTTACTTTTATATTTAGCCTCATAGGCAGTGACAGCAAAAAAAGGAGGCAATCGCCTCCTTTCATTTCATTAATCGCTATTCAATCAGGCAGCCACGCTACCGTGCGGGTCGATAACGTATTTCTTCGCGGCGCCGCCGTCGAAGTCAGCGTAGCCATCCGGTGCCTGATCCAGTGAGATCATCTGCACGTTTACGGCTTTGGCGATATCGACTTTATCGAACAGGATCGCCTGCATCAGGGCGCGGTGGTATTTCATTACCGGGCACTGGCCGGTGTGGAAGGAGTGGGATTTCGCCCAGCCCAGACCAAAGCGCATGCTCAGGGCACCCTGTTTAGCGGCATCGTCTACTGCACCCGGATCTTCTGTTACGTACAGACCCGGAATGCCGATCTGACCGCCGGCGCGGGTGATGCTCATGGCAGAGTTGAGTACCGTTGCCGGGGCTTCTTTACCGTGGTTGCAGCCACAGGCGTGGGCTTCAAAGCCTACGCAGTCAACGAAGGCATCAACTTCACGCTCGCCCAGAATCACCTCCAGCTTATCTTCCATATCGCCATCCTGACGCAGGTCGATGGTCTCACAGCCAAAGCTGCGGGCCTGTTCCAGACGCTCTTCGATCATATCGCCGACGATGACGCAGGCGGCACCCAGCAACTGGGCAGAGACCGCAGCCGCCAGACCCACAGGGCCGGCACCGGCGATGTAAACGGTGGAGCCCGGGCCTACGCCTGCGGTAACGCAGCCGTGGAAACCGGTCGGGAAGATATCAGACAGCAGGGTCAGACTCTGGATCTTCTCCATTGCCTGATCGGAATCCGGGAACTTCAGCAGGTTGAAGTCGGCATAAGGCACCATAACGTATTCCGCCTGGCCGCCAACCCAGCCACCCATGTCAACGTAACCGTAAGCGGCACCCGGACGGGCAGGGTTAACATTCAGACAGATACCGGTTTTGCCTTCTTTACAGTTACGGCAGCGGCCGCAGGCGATGTTGAAAGGCACGGAAACAATGTCGCCCGGCTTGAGGAACTCTACATCGTTACCGCATTCGATGATCTGGCCGGTGATTTCGTGGCCCAGTACCAGACCTGACGGGGCGGTGGTTCGGCCGCGCACCATATGCTGGTCGGAACCGCAGATGTTGGTAGTGAGTACACGCAGAATAACGCCGTGATTGCATTTGCGGTTGCCGAGCGCCAGTTCCGGGAAGGCGATTGACTCGACTGCGACCTGGCCTGGTCCTTTATAAACAACACCGCGATTGGCATGGTTGCTACACATGGTAACTACTCCTGTTATTGTTGTTGTCCGGCTACGACAGTAGCGTGCGCAGCCGCAAGTCACTCTAACCTGCACGTTTTTTGTGCGGCTGCCTCAGGCCGCACCAGAATTGATCATCCGCGACATCTCTGGCGCTTTGATGCTGCTGTGGGTGGAACTGGCAGCGGTGATTTCTGGCGGCATAAAAAGGGCCGGTTCTGGTCGTTTTTGCTGCCGGTTCGGATGAGACCAAAAACGTCGTTTTTGTTGCGATAAATCAATTTTTAACGGGTGGGCTGTCGCAAACAGGTATGCCTGAATTCATATGTGTCGTTTTTGTGGTGATCCGGATTTTCCAATTAGCTTATTGTTAGGCTCATGTTAGTGTCGTTAAAAGGCACGGCATTTCAGCAGCTTAGAACTGTGAGGTGGGGTGGTGAACACCGTCCGGTGCACCATCTCAGTAGTAGTCCTACATAATAAAAAATAGCGTTTTTCGGTGAGTGGCATGCAGGTTGCAATGCAGGGAAAAAACGCGATAGAGGGCATCTCAATGCTAAAAGTAGTATCTCAGCCAGCCGCACAGGC encodes the following:
- a CDS encoding cyclophilin-like fold protein translates to MKIELVIGQQIIPGTLDNTPAASDFCALLPLTLRLKDYHQTEKIADLPKSLSQQGSARGYKPEAGDITYYAPWGNLAIFYKPFSYSTGLLRLGQLNGEISALTEHSEFEVTFRLAE
- a CDS encoding cupin domain-containing carboxymuconolactone decarboxylase family protein encodes the protein MKTKDRPFLKKLLMTLSSSLALIGPAQATEAEEQSFYPVATQKSFAGPDHLFTGQVDVDLLFPETPNTPFSGAYVHFEPGARSAWHLHPAGQHLVVTKGTALTGTRDGKVIAAQEGDAIWCPPDIDHWHGATPHSAMTHLVITGSKDEKNVIWKELVDDATYAAAAESQRPVMPAATTLTERQQWIIPIAAHTASGNLPQLKQAITEGLAAGLSVNEIKEIQIHLYAYSGFPRALNGLYSFMQLMETRQAQGIKDELGPEFVTTQANLGSLEKGLAVQTQMAGRPVTGPLFDFAPAINTFLQAHLFGDLFARDLLDYKDRELATLGALSGIAGAEAQLKAHMHIATNAGLTEAQLKEVIAVIQAMIGNKQGTTAADAFKAAFAG
- a CDS encoding AraC family transcriptional regulator — its product is MPDEQKMLDSGDSLLADRIARWTAGQERFDTPIAGLSLHHWRHKTEPESYMLPPSICLIGQGRKRLLLGEEEFCYDKHQFLITSVDLPVMTHITEASEEAPYLGLTMEMNTRVITQMLVEQKMADSRVGKGQPGVAVSQITPSLLAAFIRLLDLLEEPENLAGLAPLIQQEIYYRLLVGEQGPWLRQIVSAGHHGYRMSRAIEWLKSNFKKPVKVEELAEKAGLSLSAFHSHFRSTTAMSPLQFQKRMRLNEARRLMLTEHLDASSAAFEVGYESPSQFSREYSRLFGAPPKRDISRLSQASSG
- a CDS encoding aromatic ring-hydroxylating oxygenase subunit alpha, which translates into the protein MNLNDLLNTTSATIEDARKEMAELLEARPQNYSLPQPLYNDPQMFRVDMEEVFQKEWLFVGMTSEIPARGDYFTVEIGQNPVLIVRDADGSVNAFHNTCRHRGSRVCTEHRGKVANLVCPYHQWTYDLKGNLLFAGTEMGDGFDMKEHGLKKAHCKTAGGFIFVSLGKEEPQGDFDEFLATLEEYMEPYDVENTKLAVESNMYEKANWKLVIENNRECYHCAGNHPELLNTLLEWDDTNDPRASDEFKEHYAAQAAEWDAEGIPHEHRSFGPGLRNRIVRMPLKKGTSVMTIDGEAGCKKLLGRIKNPSLGSMRILHLPNSWNHMQSDHFIVFRVLPISAQESLVTTKWFVHKDAVEGVDYDPERLRQVWDATNDQDRILGEENQLGINSVGYQPGPYSETFEFGIINFLEWYGETVQKNLKNR
- a CDS encoding hybrid-cluster NAD(P)-dependent oxidoreductase → MTNSVPVAVNSDSFIPVNTQTWTNGRHNVRCVKVIQETWDVRTFCFMSEQPVMYFFKPGQFVTLELEIDGNQVMRSYTISSSPSVPYSFSITVKRNPGGLVSNWLHDNMKEGDDLAVHGPVGLFNCIDFPSEKVLLLSGGVGITPVMSMARWWFDTNADVDMVFAHSARTPGDIVFQRELDHMASRIGNFSLHLICERIENGQAWHGYRGYLDLPKLQLIAPDFLEREVYCCGPEPYMAAVRNLLKDNGFDMSRYHEESFGETPAGVEEEAIENAEQAQEEADALTLSDMNRVEFANNGKSVQIAPGETLHAAAAKLDLHIPKACGMGICGTCKVLVKEGDTTMSHNGGITDDDVAAGYVLSCCSVPNGDVVVEY
- a CDS encoding DUF294 nucleotidyltransferase-like domain-containing protein, translating into MEAEQIEIAGFLAQYPPFNDLPKEAVQEVACQVEISYYRAGTDIFKFGDEIHELCVIRSGAVEIYRRNGELYNRLSEGDLFGQLGMLMNNRVRLPARTLEDSLIYFIPENVFTELCDRFESFAYFVEMDDNSRLSHAVSSQNASNDLMISKVTALFSRGPVALDESATIREAAQKMTEEGVSSLLIMRRNPEDEGPEELLAGIITDRDLRTRVVATGIDLDTSVTEVMTRNPVTLDDDAYAFEAMLTMLRYNLHHLPILDNQRPIGVLATSDIVRYESQSSLHLVSTILRQNSVEELAMLQPQVNACFVRLVNEDANSHMIGSAMSVIGRTFKQRLLELAEEKLGPPPIPYCFLALGSMARDEQLVITDQDNALILDNRYQPEKHGDYFEELAAFVSDALNTCGYSYCTGLIMATNPRWRKTRDEWEACFADWIDNPDPEALLNCSIFFDLDGVWGKTEWADQLNTYIVRKTRRSPYFLACLARNALSRTPPLGFFKSFVMEQDGQHRKSINLKRRGTAPTADLIRVHALAVGSRAQNSFERLDDVIKADILPKGRETDLRDALEFISMVRIRHQAQDLEAGREPDNRIEPEDLSDFERRNLKEAFQVLSNSQRFLKFRYPYTRK
- a CDS encoding 3'-5' exonuclease, producing MSVNLSDAMDWQAFFRDQALVCDDDRLRLFYETGCVAPQTPLSETPFIALDFETTGLDADKDEIISIGAVPFDLNRIRVREARHWLLKPRRKLTEESVVIHGITHSAINEAPDLESVLGSLLEAIAGRVVVVHYRYIEREFLDAGLQRRLGEGIRFPLVDTMELEALLHRKGFSKFCNRVLGRKLTSIRLADSRSRYSLPHYAQHDALVDAIATAELLQAQIRHRYRPHTPISYLWL
- a CDS encoding Fis family transcriptional regulator — translated: MRKTDKKLERSIVLALTDACEEDLKAYEGFQWLTHLVNFHAFPESLTVICVFDTQDNLKKTIGNEAVEQFKAAIETRLLSQQIRVKDIKKRILFDTEEACDAEHEGNWNKRLEGLQSARHV
- the fdhA gene encoding formaldehyde dehydrogenase, glutathione-independent; translation: MCSNHANRGVVYKGPGQVAVESIAFPELALGNRKCNHGVILRVLTTNICGSDQHMVRGRTTAPSGLVLGHEITGQIIECGNDVEFLKPGDIVSVPFNIACGRCRNCKEGKTGICLNVNPARPGAAYGYVDMGGWVGGQAEYVMVPYADFNLLKFPDSDQAMEKIQSLTLLSDIFPTGFHGCVTAGVGPGSTVYIAGAGPVGLAAAVSAQLLGAACVIVGDMIEERLEQARSFGCETIDLRQDGDMEDKLEVILGEREVDAFVDCVGFEAHACGCNHGKEAPATVLNSAMSITRAGGQIGIPGLYVTEDPGAVDDAAKQGALSMRFGLGWAKSHSFHTGQCPVMKYHRALMQAILFDKVDIAKAVNVQMISLDQAPDGYADFDGGAAKKYVIDPHGSVAA